The Alnus glutinosa chromosome 1, dhAlnGlut1.1, whole genome shotgun sequence region ATTCGTTCTCTTTTCAGACAACCACACAAGCAATTTCTTGGGGAAACTATTACGATATAAAGGTGTATATATATGCATCAGTAGGGGGGCCTTTGCTTGTTATTAGCCTATTACCTCACCTTTGCATTTTCCCTTGTATACACGTATATTGTTTGTTCTTTCTCCTTGTATTACCCACATACCTTAATAGAGTGACATCCATGGAAGCTTCACAGCCTCTTTCAATTGAAAGCTTTTCATACAGTTGGTTAGTGAACCTGAAACCATCTTTAGAAAGCCTAGAAAACTCCTGCAGGGCCTCACTCGACGCGTCCGATGAAGCTTCATTCATCGAGATGGATCCAAGAATGACACCCTCCAAGAGATTCTTCAGAAACTCTCAGGATTTCAAATTCGACTTCCCTGCTGCTGAACAATCTCCTTTCACTCTTGTTCATGCTGACCAGCTCTTCTCCAATGGCTACGTTATGCCTCTCTTTGTCGACCCTTTGAAGATGGGCATGGAGGCATGTTATGAGGCCCCAGATAATTCCACTCCTTCCAGGCCATCCTCTTCCCATGCTCCAAAAATCCTTGCTCCAGATGATAATATTAATCCTTATTGCTCTTCCTCTAGAAGGGGTCGAAGACTATCAAAGCACATCTTTCAAAAGTACTTGGATTTTCTTAGGCCCTTGTTGCGAAGACTGAGAGGAAACAGGTCAACTTCCAAGGCTGCAAGTGTTGATAAAAGAGTTCATAAGGTGGTAAAGAACTGGTTTAACTCGTCCGAAGCATCTCCACGGATAAGTGTAGCTTACTCAGTCGATGATTGGCGCAAGTCTTGTGACTCTGAGAGCTCAATTTATGAGGCAGTTCTCCATTGCAAAAGATCCATAGGTATATATGCCTGATGCCTCTCTTTTTATGCTATTATTATTCTGCAGACTGCAAACACTTTTGGGTGTCAATTAACATCTTTTTAGAACTTtgttattttcagaaaaaatgaattGAGGGTGTTGTACAAAGCAAAGAAAGGAAGAGGTAGAAGGggaaagaaatgaaaggaaGCAATCCAATTAGGGGCACATGGAAACAGAGGAAATGTGAGGTGACAAGAGGATCATCAGCCGCGCACATGTTCTTTGTCCATTTCCCTTATATTTCTGGGATGATAACGTAAAGTTTTTGTCCTACAAGGGAGCAGAAGCTGTGTAAATGGTCTGCAATGGAAAATTTGGACTTAAGGGATGAGGAAAATAGAAAAGGATACATTACAATTTTTGTATTTGTCTTTTTCATTATAGGAGGAAAAATTCCTGTTGCAAAGAATCTGCCTCCCTTATTCCTgtgaagtttttatttaatgataCAAGTTGACTTAATTAATTCATGTTTAATTAGGACTGAATTGAAGGGCCACAGTACTGTTGAAACGAAAGGTATATAATATCTATATGTTTTTTCTCTGCAAGTGCTTTGATGAGCCAACTTAAATGAATTCAGCCAGTTACCTGATGTCTATATCAGCATGTTCTGTTTACCAGGccttgttttcctttcttttatgaTGAGTTTGTTCACTCAAATGctatcaaatttcaaattattacgAAAATATGGCGTCCAAAAGTAGGCAATGTCAAGTCATTGCCACTTTGACCTTTTCTGTCCAAAAATGAATTCCCTGCCAAGCTTTTGAGAGTGGGGGTTCCATAAGATATAATTATTTGATACACATCCATCATGCGAGCAGCTGATCTACTTTTGAAAAAGACATAAGAAAACACTCACTTACCCAAATAATATAGTAAATTATCCATATTTTATTAAGGGAGGCATATAATATTTCAGATAAATTAATCTAGCTAATCAAATATATTGAGTTGATCAATAATCAAACTACATTGACCTTTTGTCCTTCTTAGTTCAATTAATTTgataagtctttttttt contains the following coding sequences:
- the LOC133858248 gene encoding probable membrane-associated kinase regulator 6 isoform X1, coding for MEASQPLSIESFSYSWLVNLKPSLESLENSCRASLDASDEASFIEMDPRMTPSKRFFRNSQDFKFDFPAAEQSPFTLVHADQLFSNGYVMPLFVDPLKMGMEACYEAPDNSTPSRPSSSHAPKILAPDDNINPYCSSSRRGRRLSKHIFQKYLDFLRPLLRRLRGNRSTSKAASVDKRVHKVVKNWFNSSEASPRISVAYSVDDWRKSCDSESSIYEAVLHCKRSIELCYFQKK
- the LOC133858248 gene encoding probable membrane-associated kinase regulator 6 isoform X2, which translates into the protein MEASQPLSIESFSYSWLVNLKPSLESLENSCRASLDASDEASFIEMDPRMTPSKRFFRNSQDFKFDFPAAEQSPFTLVHADQLFSNGYVMPLFVDPLKMGMEACYEAPDNSTPSRPSSSHAPKILAPDDNINPYCSSSRRGRRLSKHIFQKYLDFLRPLLRRLRGNRSTSKAASVDKRVHKVVKNWFNSSEASPRISVAYSVDDWRKSCDSESSIYEAVLHCKRSIEKMN